A segment of the bacterium genome:
CCCCCCATTCCGTCTTTTGTAATTTATCTTGCGAGCTTTACCCGCCGAAGCCTTGGCGTAGGAGGGGTTTCTTAACGTGGCAATCTCGCCGAAGGCGGAAAAGGAATGGGAATAAACAATAGTGTATAGGATAAAAACGAGGATTGCCGCAGTCACACAAAGCGTTCCTTCGCAACGACAAAAAGCGTCGGTTTGCACCTCGTAATTCGTTCCTAAACACATACTTTTTTAACGAAAAAAACAAAGGTAAGGTTAAAAGAGAAGCGTATGGGGTGTCTACTCACTCTTACTCTTCTTTAGACAAAACTAAAAAACTCCTTAAGAGACACTATTCTAATATTTTCAATTTTTTTTAACTCAAGAATATGTTTGTCGCCACTAATAATAAAATCGGCTTTTCCTTCCAAAGCAAGAGAAAGAAACTTATTATCAGAAAGGTCGTTTTTAATTATAGATATTTTTCTTTTTACTATTAAAGGAAAGATATAAGGCAGGAGCACTTCTTCTGTAATATACTTAATTTGAATTTCTGTTAGTCCAAATTTTGGATAATTCAACGCCCTTAAGTATTCTTCTAAAACTTGCTTTGACATCAACAGTTGAATATAGTTTTTCTGCCATAAAGAGACCAATCTGTTGGCTTCTCCACTAAAAAGAGTTGCAGAAATAAATATATTTGTATCAATTACAACTTTTAATTTAGGCATTATTTTCTCCGTGCCCAAGAAATAGCATCATCTATATCTTTTTCTGTCATTCCCAAAGAAGAGATGTTTTCTCTAATCTGTGATAAAGAAACTGAAGGTTTAATTTCTACAGGTTTTAGAATTATCCTATCCTTTTCTACCTCAATATAAAAGTATTCCACATCACCGAATTTTTCGACAATTTTTTTAGGCAGGGTAATCTGGTTCTTATAAGTCCGTTTACACAACATTTGTATCACCTCCATAATATCATTATACCCTTAAGTAATGTAGTAGCAAAGTAATGAAACAAGGAAATAAGATAAAAGATAAGTTTATTCTGAGTACCCCTCGGGGTGCTCGTGATAATCACTCCTCGCAAAAATAGATTATTGGAAAATGGTTCCAATTTTACTGTGCAAA
Coding sequences within it:
- a CDS encoding putative toxin-antitoxin system toxin component, PIN family, which gives rise to MPKLKVVIDTNIFISATLFSGEANRLVSLWQKNYIQLLMSKQVLEEYLRALNYPKFGLTEIQIKYITEEVLLPYIFPLIVKRKISIIKNDLSDNKFLSLALEGKADFIISGDKHILELKKIENIRIVSLKEFFSFV
- a CDS encoding AbrB/MazE/SpoVT family DNA-binding domain-containing protein, whose product is MLCKRTYKNQITLPKKIVEKFGDVEYFYIEVEKDRIILKPVEIKPSVSLSQIRENISSLGMTEKDIDDAISWARRK